CGATAGCATCTCGAAGCTGAAAATGCTCCACGAGCTCGATTTGAGCAACAATCGGCTGGTCGGGCCATTTCCAAAGGTAGTCCTGTCATTGCCGAACCTGAAGTATCTGGACATAAGGTATAACGACTTCGAAGGAGAATTgccccgtgagctctttgacAAGGACCTCGATGCCATCTTCTTGAATAACAACCGCTTCTCATCTGTGCTTCCGGATAACTTCGGGAACTCCTCAGCATCGGTCGTGGTGATTGCTAACAACAATCTCGAGGGTTGCATCCCTAGTAGCATCGGCAAGATGGTTGACACATTGAATGAGGTAATCTTCATGAATAATAACCTCTCAGGATGCCTGCCAACTGAGATAGGCGGGCTAGGAAACGCGACCGTCCTAGACCTCGCTGGGAATTCCTTCACAGGCATATTGCCGAAGAGCTTCCAAGGTCTGAAGTCGATCCAGAGCCTTGATATATCTGGCAACAGGATGACAGGCTTCGTTCCTGAAGCCATTTGCCGGTTGCCCCGCTTGGCGAACTTCTCCTTCGGGGACAACTATTTCAACGGCGAGGACCGGGCATGTGAGCCAACGGCTAGGAAGGATATTGTGCTGGATGATTCAAACAACTGCTTGCCTGACAGGCCAAACCAGAAGCCTGATAAGGTTTGCGTTCCTGTGGTTAGCAAGCCCATTGACTGCGGCAAATCCAAGTGCGGAGGAGGATCAGCATCGCCATCGGTGACTCCAAGGCCTTCGCCTTCACCTTCTCTCAAGCACCCGCCACCAACTAGGAAACCGAAGCCCCCGAAACAGACACCGGCGCCCATCCAGTCTCCACCACCATCACTGGTGCCCGTCCACTCCCCTCCACCATCACCAGTATTCTCACCACCACCGCCGGCCCATTCTCCACCTCCTCCCGTCCACTCCCCACCACCACCAGTGCACTCTCCCCCTCCACCTGTCTACTCTCGACCACCGCCAGTCCATTCTCCACCGCCGCCACCATCACCAGTCTCCTCTCCTCCACCACCCGTGCACTCCCCACCGCCACCTTCACCTCCTCCAGCCCAttcaccaccaccaccaccaccaaccCCAAACCTAGTATTCCCTCCAATTTTTGGATCCCGGTATGCATCACCACCGCCGCCGATCCACCCTGGTTACTAAATAGTTCTTTGACCGTTCGTTAGTTTCACCTCCTGACAGCACCAAAAACCAATTTCGCTTTTGTTAGTCATATAGCTATTAGATCATTTCATGGTTGTATAGTGTTTAACTCCAATCTTCTCTGCATTTGGCGGTCGACTCGTCAGGTTGTAAACCGATGGACTAAGTGTACAATGTACATCCAACAATGATGCTCTTGAAAGTCCATGatccttttcttctctttttgatCATCTTCTCCATACGAAATGACACATAAACCGTGCATCATCACGGCGCGCATACAACAGTGATGGTGTAGTTCTGACTGTGTAGTTCTACGAATTATTATAACCAAAGTGCAATTCCATTTTTCTCTAGTGCTCTTTACACGAGATGCCATCGACTGCGAACAACTTGGCATGCACGTGATAATTGTAAACGGGTAACTTTCTATGATATCGAACACATGCTTCAGCTCGTCGTTGAGCGCATGTCTCGCTTTTTACCAGCCAAGTTGAAGTGCTCGTTGACGATTATTGGGCTAATGAGGACCACAGGGGTTATAGGACGGTGGATTGGCAATAATTCTGCTCAGTGATTCGTTAAAAAGTGGACCCATCCAACAATAATTACTCACTGTGTGCAGACATGGGAACGTCAAATGGGGGAGCAATTATCGActcaaattaagaaaattccaTTGATTACAGATCTGCTTTAGAGACCAAGGTCGATAAAAAAGGGAGGAGGGAGGCCGTACAACTTGCAACAGCAAGTTGTCATCATTCTCAATGAGTGTAATGTGGGAGGGAGCGCCATGATTATGGATGCTTCCAAGCACGTAAGAAAACATCAATCATCACCTGAGCAAGAAAGTATTATATGCAAGAGTGGTATAatgtaataatattataagtacAATGCGTTTATTTTCGAagttaaagtcacgaatttgtgattgtgattgtgattgtagaagaagacaaaaatatatagggcccaccagtttgacttttgaaatatgaaatgaatggaaggtatagataattaattataatgggattgtattttaataatatatggggtccaccaatttgacttttgaaatgtgtgttttgttgtgtagtgttttgagttaaaattaaagttaaaatcttaaatcacgactttgaaaacaaacgtagcgttattttgatatttttgtttttagtatgtaaataaaaaattaatgacgaaaataattcattattgtaaaaaataatatttttttatgtatattgTGACATAATCTTACGTGTTATCATCATTGCACACAAGATCTTTTTTACCTGAtcaattgaaatttatatactattatatattttcagaattattaaaaaaaattcgtcaTATAATGGGCTAaactcaaaattaaaaatgacaaTAATAGAGTAGAAAGATACAAGATTTAATTCGAGTCATATAAATGAGAAAACTTCATAATAAGAAAAGGATTTTACTCGTCGACAAGTTGACCCGACTCGAACTAAATTAGAATCGATTAAAATTTCACATACTAGTGAGTATgcacattgaaaaaaagattgaTGGGTAAAATAATTTCAGCCAATTCGCCACCGAGATGCGGTGTACTACCAATGGGAGGATGCGTAGATTATAGTTGAATCCTGAATATGGCAGCAAAGCCAAATCCAGCTATTCGAGATACGCGACCATCTGGGTATCGCTTTATTCATTTTCAGAATTGGTTCCCGTTAAAAGAATTATTGATCCTTCAGACAAACCGTTCCTCGATCTACAAAATTATCTGGTCCATATTGGACAAACCTACACCAATTATATGTATCGTGTAAAGACGTAAGTTGTCTATAGAATATGAGGTTTTATATCGGTTAGCTAATCGGGCTTCACCCCCCGGTCTAGTAGACCAGATGCAATCAAGATAAGGACTTGTACCTCTATATGCAGTTATAAATTGCACTGACACGTTAGTTTAGTCCAAGAAGATTCTAAAAGATTCATGCATCATATTATGCATCATATTAGTACTTTCAACAAGTCATCTTGAAGTTTTTACTTCATATCTAAAATAATATACGCAAAACCTAGGATTTGTATCCTAACATCGCAGTATGAAGCCGTTTTAAATAAGACAATGGTACAATACGGACCAGTAGCAAATAATCTACCCCATGAATTGAAACATAGTGAATATATCATGGACTAACTCTTGTTTAATTAACGAGAACACTGTACTTAACCATCATCCTATCATAACGTGAAAGTAGaaaaccccccccccccccccccccccccccccccccccccccttcctttcattttctttttagctCATAAACACATGAAGGAAAATAAGCCAATGGCAAAAAGGAGAGTTTTTATAATGATAATACAACAAAAAGTacgaaaatttcaatttggtCAGGTTGGTCAAAGAAAGGACGCACTTGTCTACACTTAGCTCTCTTGACCGAGTCCTGCAATAAGAAAGGCTGTCCCTTGACCATGCTCTCCTCCTCTTACAAAAAGACCGTAATAAACCCCGTCTATCCTGCTCTGCTCAATCCTTCCAGTGAGAATCTTTGTCGTCGCAACAGAGATCCTCCCCCCCAGGATTGAAGATTCCTCTGCACATACATACATGCTATCCCAGAACATCATGAATGAAATTAACCTCCATGGAATTGAAACGAGCAAAGGGACCAATACGAGCAGAAggggaaagaaagaagaagaaaatttgaaCATTCAAAGCTGAATCAAAGATCGGGCCAGGAAACCACATAGTAAACTGTCGTCCTTTTCTCCATTCGCCATGAGACTTTACAGAAGCCGCGGAAGGAAGCTTTCCACAACCCCAAAAAGAAGACTCCCCACCCGAACTCAACCAATAATTTCTTCCTCTAATAATTTCAGTAATAACACCTAAGATTTTAGAGCTCCTATGACTATACTACTATACCCCCACTGACCACCCAACCCAAGAACACTTGAAAAAAGACAACCCCATGATATCTTTAAACCTTAAACGACACGAAAACATTCATGCCTTTGATTCATATTGTAGAGACTGATCAAATTTCACAACCCCAAAAGCCCATCAAGAAGAGATGTTTTGCCACTTCCATgctgaatttattttcttttttcggtgcgGTTGATAACGTGATATATATCACTTCAGGCCCTGACCCGGCATTGAGATCGCGAGCTCCGGCCACGCGAACCCATCCGCCCCGTCCACCTGCCCGTGCCCACCAGTACCATTGCCGCCTCCCTCCCCCGCCCCCAGCTGCCATGCGTTGCAGGGCGGAGCGGCCGCTGCCGCATCCGAGACGGAGCTCGGAGCCCCGGCGTAGACCCCCTCGATGTAGCTGACCTCAGGGAATGGCCAGACTGACC
Above is a window of Punica granatum isolate Tunisia-2019 chromosome 7, ASM765513v2, whole genome shotgun sequence DNA encoding:
- the LOC116215590 gene encoding pollen-specific leucine-rich repeat extensin-like protein 3: MRSLCYYLAVFLLIFSSFSEALTDAESSMIARRQLQNLEENKAMPPEFEYELDIKETFANPRLKRAYVALKAWKKAIYSDPYNTTGNWVGPRVCHYNGVFCAPANDDPNSSVIAGVDLNNADIAGYLPSELGMLGDAALLHLNSNRFCGVVPDSISKLKMLHELDLSNNRLVGPFPKVVLSLPNLKYLDIRYNDFEGELPRELFDKDLDAIFLNNNRFSSVLPDNFGNSSASVVVIANNNLEGCIPSSIGKMVDTLNEVIFMNNNLSGCLPTEIGGLGNATVLDLAGNSFTGILPKSFQGLKSIQSLDISGNRMTGFVPEAICRLPRLANFSFGDNYFNGEDRACEPTARKDIVLDDSNNCLPDRPNQKPDKVCVPVVSKPIDCGKSKCGGGSASPSVTPRPSPSPSLKHPPPTRKPKPPKQTPAPIQSPPPSLVPVHSPPPSPVFSPPPPAHSPPPPVHSPPPPVHSPPPPVYSRPPPVHSPPPPPSPVSSPPPPVHSPPPPSPPPAHSPPPPPPTPNLVFPPIFGSRYASPPPPIHPGY